In Rhodospirillum rubrum ATCC 11170, a genomic segment contains:
- a CDS encoding DUF2239 family protein has protein sequence MTQDLSTPCTAFDGPRRLLSGPLIEVALAVKTAADGGAPGPLRMFDDTSGRAVALDLRGGKSDLVSRLVAAAPLPSPQATSSSPAAASPRGRGRPKLGVVAREVTLLPRHWDWLAAQPGGTSAVLRDLVEEAASRDGLRQRALLSREAAHRFVLAMAGDLPGHEEAARALLVGEDALFAERSQAWPADIRQHAQALAFAGPPPESDPL, from the coding sequence ATGACCCAGGATCTTTCGACCCCCTGCACGGCGTTCGATGGCCCGCGCCGGCTGCTCTCCGGTCCGTTGATCGAGGTGGCCCTGGCGGTGAAAACCGCCGCCGATGGTGGCGCTCCCGGGCCGCTGCGGATGTTTGACGATACCAGCGGGCGGGCGGTAGCCCTTGACCTGCGCGGCGGCAAAAGCGATCTGGTCTCGCGTCTGGTCGCCGCCGCCCCGCTTCCTTCTCCCCAAGCCACGTCCTCTTCGCCCGCAGCCGCCTCCCCCCGGGGACGGGGCCGGCCGAAGCTGGGGGTGGTCGCCCGCGAGGTCACCTTGTTGCCCCGGCATTGGGACTGGCTGGCCGCCCAGCCCGGCGGCACTTCGGCGGTTTTGCGCGATCTGGTCGAAGAGGCGGCCTCCCGGGACGGCCTTCGCCAGCGGGCGCTTTTATCGCGGGAGGCGGCCCATCGCTTTGTGCTGGCGATGGCCGGCGATCTGCCCGGCCATGAGGAGGCGGCGCGGGCGCTCTTAGTCGGCGAGGACGCCCTGTTCGCCGAGCGAAGCCAAGCTTGGCCGGCCGACATCCGCCAGCACGCCCAGGCCCTGGCCTTCGCCGGCCCGCCCCCCGAAAGCGATCCCCTTTAA
- a CDS encoding EcsC family protein: MAIGDLLNWNKPPTPVPARKPAAEPAEEEGGRALALLTSLYRPVIGGFGGRGAVSVAAAEGLLRAEGDVERAVRETVRRTALQAGAAGFMTGLGGLVTLPVALPANVVSVLALQTRLVATIACLHGHDPESEGVRRAVMLAVVGLSLADFGRGSGVRLGTRMSLRLLDRLPATSARALNKMIGQQLANRLASLTLGKAAPVVGCAIGGGMDWAGTRAVGLLADKTFRAVPTDNATDGEGAMMADDPRRDTIRMAEDVFTRSAPPDSVILLGSPDRER; this comes from the coding sequence GTGGCGATCGGTGATCTTCTGAACTGGAACAAACCGCCAACACCGGTACCCGCCCGCAAGCCGGCGGCCGAACCGGCCGAGGAGGAGGGGGGCAGGGCGCTGGCCCTGCTCACCTCGCTGTATCGCCCGGTGATCGGCGGCTTTGGCGGCCGGGGCGCCGTCTCGGTGGCGGCGGCCGAGGGGCTGCTGCGCGCCGAGGGCGATGTGGAACGCGCCGTGCGCGAGACCGTCCGCCGCACCGCCCTTCAGGCCGGCGCCGCCGGCTTCATGACCGGCCTGGGCGGCCTTGTCACCTTGCCCGTCGCCTTGCCGGCCAATGTGGTTTCGGTGCTGGCCCTGCAAACCCGGCTGGTCGCCACCATCGCCTGCCTGCATGGCCATGACCCGGAAAGCGAGGGCGTGCGCCGGGCGGTGATGCTGGCGGTCGTTGGCCTGTCGCTAGCCGATTTTGGCCGGGGATCGGGCGTGCGCTTGGGAACGCGGATGAGCCTGCGTCTGCTGGACCGGCTACCGGCGACCAGCGCCCGGGCGCTTAACAAAATGATCGGCCAGCAATTAGCCAACCGCTTGGCCAGTTTGACCCTGGGCAAGGCGGCGCCGGTGGTCGGCTGCGCCATCGGCGGCGGCATGGATTGGGCCGGAACCCGCGCCGTCGGTCTGCTCGCCGATAAAACCTTTAGAGCCGTCCCAACGGACAACGCGACGGACGGCGAGGGCGCGATGATGGCCGACGACCCGAGGCGGGATACGATCCGTATGGCCGAAGATGTCTTCACCCGCTCGGCGCCGCCCGACAGCGTCATCTTGCTGGGATCCCCAGACCGCGAGCGGTGA
- a CDS encoding TatD family hydrolase: protein MIVDSHCHLDFPDFAPDIDAVVERARTAGVGTMLTICTHVSRFPGVLAMAERFPDVWCTVGIHPHEAANEAEVDAETLVRLTENPRVVGLGETGLDYFYDNSPREAQRRSFRAHLAAGRLSGLPVVIHTRDADADTAAILREEREKGPFKALLHCFSSGKDLADLAVEMGLYVSMSGILTFPKAEDVRTAIADVPLDRLLVETDAPFLAPTPKRGKRNEPALVVHTAAKLAEVKGVAVEALWAATTDNFFTLFDKCARPTGSAPQTDGTV from the coding sequence ATGATCGTCGATAGCCATTGCCACCTCGACTTCCCCGATTTCGCCCCCGATATCGACGCCGTGGTCGAGCGGGCGCGGACGGCCGGGGTTGGCACCATGCTGACCATCTGCACCCATGTCTCGCGCTTTCCCGGGGTGCTGGCGATGGCCGAGCGCTTTCCCGATGTCTGGTGCACGGTGGGCATCCATCCCCATGAAGCCGCCAATGAGGCCGAGGTCGACGCCGAGACCCTGGTGCGGCTGACCGAGAACCCCCGGGTCGTCGGCCTGGGGGAAACCGGGCTGGATTATTTCTATGACAACAGCCCGCGCGAGGCCCAGCGGCGCAGTTTCCGCGCCCATCTGGCGGCGGGCCGCCTGAGCGGTCTGCCGGTGGTCATCCATACCCGCGACGCCGATGCCGATACGGCGGCGATCTTGCGCGAGGAGCGCGAGAAGGGGCCGTTCAAGGCCCTGCTCCACTGCTTCAGCTCCGGTAAGGATCTGGCTGATCTGGCGGTGGAAATGGGTCTTTATGTCTCGATGTCGGGGATCCTTACCTTCCCCAAGGCGGAGGACGTGCGCACGGCCATCGCCGATGTGCCGCTTGACCGTCTGCTGGTCGAAACCGACGCGCCCTTCCTGGCGCCGACGCCTAAGCGCGGCAAGCGCAATGAACCGGCCCTGGTCGTTCATACGGCGGCGAAACTGGCCGAGGTCAAGGGCGTGGCCGTTGAGGCGTTGTGGGCGGCGACCACCGATAACTTCTTCACCCTCTTTGACAAATGCGCCCGCCCGACCGGATCCGCCCCGCAGACCGACGGAACCGTCTAG
- the dmeF gene encoding CDF family Co(II)/Ni(II) efflux transporter DmeF, with the protein MHTHDLSPWTHDHVYATGGEAAAERRTRLVVALTVAMMGLEIVVGTLTNSMALLADGFHMATHAAALGIAAFAYAHARRHAFDRRYSFGTGKVGALAAFTSAIILGVVALGMVWESASRFFSVQTIAFEQALIVATLGLVVNLLSVLILGGPGQAPHHDHGHDHGHGHGHDHGHGAHEDHNIRAAYLHVMADAVTSVLAIVALLFGKYMGWWWLDPLIGIVGAAVIGRWAWGLMMRSGAVLLDHSADKGLEDEVRMAIEGDGTAINRVADLHLWQVGPGHWAAIVSVVSDIVQPIAHYRALLAEVHELSHVTIEVQACAGCEGDCGCACGAATASAV; encoded by the coding sequence ATGCATACCCATGATCTTTCTCCCTGGACCCATGATCACGTCTATGCCACCGGCGGCGAGGCGGCGGCGGAACGGCGAACGCGGCTCGTCGTCGCCCTCACCGTGGCGATGATGGGGCTGGAAATCGTTGTCGGCACCCTGACCAATTCGATGGCGCTGCTGGCCGATGGTTTTCACATGGCCACCCATGCGGCGGCCCTTGGCATCGCCGCCTTCGCCTATGCCCATGCCCGCCGCCACGCCTTTGATCGCCGCTACAGCTTTGGCACCGGCAAGGTCGGCGCCTTGGCGGCTTTCACCAGCGCCATCATCCTCGGCGTTGTCGCCCTGGGGATGGTCTGGGAATCGGCCAGCCGCTTTTTCAGCGTGCAGACCATCGCCTTTGAACAGGCCCTGATCGTCGCCACGCTCGGCCTTGTCGTCAATCTGCTGTCGGTGCTGATCCTCGGCGGCCCCGGTCAGGCCCCTCACCATGACCATGGGCACGATCATGGGCATGGGCATGGGCACGACCACGGGCACGGCGCCCATGAGGATCACAACATCCGCGCCGCCTATCTGCATGTGATGGCCGATGCCGTCACCTCGGTTCTGGCGATCGTCGCCTTGCTCTTTGGCAAATATATGGGCTGGTGGTGGCTTGATCCGCTGATCGGCATCGTCGGTGCCGCGGTCATCGGGCGTTGGGCCTGGGGGCTGATGATGCGCTCGGGCGCGGTGCTGCTGGATCATAGCGCCGACAAGGGCTTGGAAGACGAAGTGCGCATGGCGATCGAGGGCGACGGCACGGCGATCAACCGGGTGGCCGATCTTCATCTGTGGCAGGTCGGCCCCGGCCATTGGGCGGCGATCGTCTCGGTGGTCAGCGATATCGTCCAGCCGATCGCCCACTACCGCGCCCTGTTGGCCGAGGTCCATGAACTCAGCCATGTGACCATCGAGGTCCAGGCCTGCGCCGGATGCGAGGGCGATTGCGGCTGCGCCTGCGGCGCTGCGACCGCTTCCGCCGTATAA
- the speD gene encoding adenosylmethionine decarboxylase → MRLASPQLAVNTEAEAREARAEVRSVPSVTLKALPGKTIPDSALAGNRLDHFIKENGLTFAGRHLILDLWEAKGLDDIDLIERAMRAAVDASGATLLHIHLHHFSPNGGVSGVAVLAESHISIHTWPECGYAALDIFMCGDAEPLKAVPVFRDAFGAGHATLTEHKRGVV, encoded by the coding sequence ATGCGTCTCGCGTCCCCCCAATTGGCGGTGAATACTGAAGCGGAGGCCCGCGAAGCCCGAGCAGAGGTAAGATCCGTTCCGTCCGTCACCCTGAAAGCCCTTCCGGGAAAAACCATTCCCGACAGCGCGCTGGCAGGCAATCGCCTTGACCATTTCATTAAGGAAAATGGTCTGACCTTCGCGGGTAGGCACCTGATCCTTGACCTTTGGGAAGCCAAGGGCCTGGACGATATCGACCTGATCGAACGCGCCATGCGTGCGGCGGTCGACGCGTCGGGCGCCACCCTTTTGCACATCCACCTCCATCACTTCTCGCCCAATGGCGGAGTGTCCGGGGTGGCCGTGCTTGCTGAATCCCATATCAGCATCCACACATGGCCCGAATGCGGCTATGCGGCCCTGGATATCTTCATGTGCGGCGACGCCGAACCTCTGAAGGCCGTTCCGGTGTTCCGCGACGCCTTCGGCGCCGGCCATGCGACCCTGACCGAACATAAACGCGGCGTGGTCTAA
- a CDS encoding inositol monophosphatase family protein, whose protein sequence is MLVDPDAVTALIRAVVDAEVLPRFRNLSAKDIHTKSGPLDLVTEADLRAEAVLSEKLCALLPGSQVVGEEAVHTDPGVLRRLGGDAPVWIIDPVDGTGNFARGDDLFGCIVALALRGETVMGWIDHCVERRTVCAVKGRGVRQGGQIRHLPEAPAADPAHPLAALRGHIGGRALMTALRPRVATITRASSAAHAYLALLSGQIDFAVFTRMKVWDHAAGILIHREAGGCARLISGEDYAPTQTQGMPLMARNEERWGQLAGIIRQTDAVAVP, encoded by the coding sequence ATGCTAGTCGATCCCGATGCCGTTACGGCGCTGATCCGCGCGGTGGTGGATGCGGAGGTTCTTCCCCGTTTCCGCAATCTTTCCGCCAAGGACATTCACACCAAAAGCGGTCCCCTTGATCTGGTGACCGAAGCCGATCTGCGCGCCGAGGCGGTGCTGAGCGAAAAGCTCTGCGCCCTGCTGCCCGGCTCGCAGGTGGTCGGCGAGGAGGCGGTTCATACCGACCCCGGGGTTCTCAGGCGGCTTGGCGGCGATGCCCCGGTGTGGATCATCGATCCGGTCGATGGCACCGGCAATTTCGCCCGGGGCGACGACTTGTTCGGCTGCATCGTCGCCCTGGCGCTGCGCGGCGAAACCGTCATGGGCTGGATCGATCATTGCGTCGAGCGGCGGACGGTTTGCGCGGTCAAGGGGCGGGGGGTCCGCCAGGGCGGCCAGATCCGCCATCTGCCCGAGGCGCCGGCGGCCGATCCCGCCCATCCTTTGGCTGCCCTGCGCGGCCATATCGGCGGGCGGGCGCTGATGACGGCGCTGCGTCCGCGCGTCGCCACCATCACCCGGGCGAGCAGCGCCGCCCATGCCTATCTTGCTTTATTATCCGGGCAAATTGATTTCGCTGTTTTTACCCGGATGAAAGTTTGGGATCACGCCGCTGGCATTCTGATCCACCGCGAGGCCGGCGGCTGCGCCCGGCTGATTTCCGGCGAGGACTACGCCCCGACCCAAACCCAGGGCATGCCCCTGATGGCGCGCAATGAGGAGCGCTGGGGGCAATTGGCCGGGATCATTCGCCAGACGGATGCGGTGGCGGTGCCATGA
- a CDS encoding DUF6803 family protein: MSMTHYMELLATNQPWNLLLFMAIPVILAETIAVTELYLLYTRRYDGWVRQINRLAGMVVGVYFTGVFFYLLASAVLPLTTSGGWRGWIDAVAVGFYLLGIVPLGGIALLEFKVIGGRRDEHGRMMIHAALVGLFLIVAHIAMIFGMLDPTLGGAWQAPATDMPMEMPMDHGDMGHGTAH; the protein is encoded by the coding sequence ATGTCCATGACCCATTACATGGAGCTTCTTGCCACCAATCAGCCGTGGAACCTGCTGCTGTTCATGGCGATTCCGGTGATTTTGGCCGAAACCATCGCCGTCACCGAACTTTACCTGCTCTACACCCGCCGCTACGATGGCTGGGTTCGCCAGATCAACCGCCTTGCCGGCATGGTGGTCGGCGTCTATTTCACCGGCGTCTTCTTCTATCTGCTGGCCAGCGCCGTGCTGCCGCTGACCACCTCGGGCGGTTGGCGCGGCTGGATCGACGCCGTGGCCGTCGGCTTCTATCTGCTGGGCATCGTGCCGCTGGGCGGCATCGCCTTGCTGGAATTCAAGGTGATCGGCGGCCGCCGCGACGAGCATGGGCGGATGATGATCCACGCCGCCCTGGTCGGTCTGTTCCTGATCGTCGCCCATATCGCCATGATCTTCGGCATGCTCGACCCGACCCTGGGCGGCGCCTGGCAGGCTCCGGCCACCGATATGCCGATGGAGATGCCGATGGACCACGGGGATATGGGCCATGGGACGGCGCATTAG
- the mazG gene encoding nucleoside triphosphate pyrophosphohydrolase, whose protein sequence is MTSPSPPPPSPIDRLLALMARLRDPLRGCPWDRAQTFASLAPHTLEEAYEVVDAIERGARSDLRDELGDLLLQVVFHARLAEEEGAFDFDAVATAIADKLEHRHPHIFGESSLSPPTDAAAQTTAWEEGKARDRQAQAAAEGRVASVLDGVTATLPALARAHKLGNRVARVGFDWPDIGAVVEKLHEELGELQEELAGRDQERIIEEMGDLLFVVVQLARSLDVDSETALRRANAKFDRRFRHVESRLAESGRGPADSTLEEMEELWRDAKRRERGEPT, encoded by the coding sequence GTGACCTCGCCTTCGCCGCCGCCCCCGTCGCCGATCGATCGCTTGCTCGCCCTGATGGCCCGGCTGCGCGACCCCTTGCGCGGATGCCCCTGGGACCGTGCCCAGACCTTCGCCAGCCTCGCCCCCCATACCCTGGAAGAGGCCTATGAGGTGGTTGACGCCATCGAACGCGGGGCGAGGAGCGATCTGCGCGACGAATTGGGCGATCTGCTGCTGCAGGTCGTTTTCCATGCCCGCTTGGCCGAGGAAGAGGGCGCCTTCGATTTCGACGCCGTCGCCACTGCCATCGCCGACAAGCTCGAACACCGCCATCCCCATATCTTTGGAGAAAGCAGCCTTTCGCCCCCCACCGACGCCGCCGCCCAGACCACCGCCTGGGAGGAGGGCAAGGCCCGCGACCGTCAGGCCCAGGCCGCCGCCGAGGGGCGGGTCGCCAGCGTGCTCGATGGCGTGACCGCCACCCTGCCCGCCCTGGCCCGCGCCCATAAGCTGGGGAACCGGGTCGCCCGCGTCGGTTTTGACTGGCCCGATATCGGCGCCGTGGTGGAAAAGCTCCACGAGGAATTGGGGGAACTTCAGGAAGAATTGGCGGGCCGCGATCAGGAGCGTATCATCGAGGAAATGGGCGATCTTTTGTTCGTGGTCGTCCAGCTTGCCCGCAGTCTCGACGTCGATTCCGAAACGGCGCTGCGACGGGCGAACGCCAAATTCGATCGGCGCTTTCGCCATGTGGAATCCCGTCTGGCGGAAAGCGGTCGCGGCCCGGCGGACTCGACCCTGGAGGAAATGGAAGAGCTATGGCGCGACGCCAAACGCCGGGAACGCGGGGAACCGACCTGA
- a CDS encoding MBL fold metallo-hydrolase, which produces MRIRILGCGGAAGVPAIAAGWGACDPGEPRNRRLRPSILIEEDGEGGAPPHRLLVDASPDLRQQLLGAGVRALDGVVITHAHADHTHGIDDLREINRAMGRSLDLWATAEVLGDLCQRFDYCFTALAAEATSIYKPMIVPREITTPSFTIGAFPLRTFPQSHGWGETLGLRIGAFAYSTDVVALDEAAFAALAGIDTWIVDCFALQPHPTHAHLDKTLAWIERLKPRQAILTHMGPGLDYRATLDRLPPGVVPAHDGMIIEVHEPSV; this is translated from the coding sequence ATGCGGATCAGGATTTTGGGCTGCGGCGGCGCGGCGGGAGTTCCCGCCATCGCCGCCGGATGGGGGGCCTGTGACCCGGGCGAGCCGCGCAACCGCCGCCTGCGGCCCTCGATCCTCATCGAAGAGGACGGGGAGGGCGGGGCGCCGCCGCACCGCCTGCTGGTCGACGCCTCGCCCGATCTGCGCCAGCAGTTGCTGGGCGCCGGGGTGCGGGCGCTCGATGGCGTGGTCATCACCCATGCCCATGCCGACCATACCCATGGCATCGATGATCTGCGCGAAATCAACCGGGCGATGGGCCGCTCCCTTGACCTCTGGGCGACGGCCGAGGTGCTGGGTGATCTGTGCCAGCGCTTCGATTACTGCTTCACCGCCCTGGCCGCCGAGGCGACCAGCATCTACAAGCCGATGATCGTGCCCCGGGAAATCACCACGCCAAGCTTCACCATCGGGGCGTTTCCTCTGCGCACTTTCCCCCAGTCCCATGGCTGGGGCGAGACCCTGGGGTTACGCATCGGCGCCTTCGCCTATTCGACCGATGTGGTGGCCTTGGACGAGGCGGCCTTCGCCGCCCTGGCCGGCATCGACACCTGGATCGTCGATTGTTTCGCCCTGCAGCCCCATCCGACCCACGCCCATCTCGACAAGACCCTGGCGTGGATCGAGCGGCTGAAACCCCGTCAGGCGATCTTGACCCATATGGGCCCCGGCCTGGATTACCGGGCGACCCTGGACCGCCTGCCGCCCGGGGTCGTGCCGGCCCATGATGGGATGATCATCGAGGTTCACGAGCCATCCGTTTGA
- the speE gene encoding polyamine aminopropyltransferase yields the protein MTEWFSETLHPHWRQSFAADRVLLREQTAHQDLVILENQTFGRVMVLDGMVQLTERDEFVYHEMIAHVPLFGHGAARRVLIIGGGDGGTLREVLRHKTVERATMVEIDATVVEMARDHMPMVSDGAFDDPRAELIIADGIAFVAGAHQPYDVIIIDSTDPFGPAEGLFTPAFYGACRQLLTPGGVLVVQAGVPFLQPREIAHVNAALSAAFPEVAFYAIAVPTYVGGLMTLGWASEDAGKKVPDPAVLAARVAASGLAFGYYSPEGHAGAFALPPHIRAAARG from the coding sequence ATGACCGAATGGTTCAGCGAGACCCTTCACCCCCATTGGCGCCAGAGCTTCGCCGCCGACCGCGTGCTCTTGCGCGAACAGACCGCCCATCAGGATCTGGTGATCCTCGAGAATCAGACCTTCGGCCGGGTGATGGTGCTTGACGGCATGGTGCAGCTGACCGAGCGCGACGAATTCGTCTATCACGAGATGATCGCCCATGTGCCGTTGTTCGGCCACGGCGCGGCGCGGCGGGTGCTAATCATCGGCGGCGGCGATGGCGGCACGCTGCGCGAAGTCCTGCGCCATAAAACCGTCGAGCGGGCGACCATGGTCGAAATCGACGCCACCGTCGTCGAGATGGCGCGCGACCATATGCCGATGGTCAGCGATGGCGCCTTCGACGATCCGCGCGCCGAGCTGATCATCGCCGACGGCATCGCCTTCGTCGCCGGCGCCCATCAGCCCTATGACGTGATCATCATCGATTCCACCGATCCCTTCGGTCCGGCCGAGGGGCTGTTCACCCCGGCCTTCTATGGCGCCTGCCGCCAGTTGCTGACCCCGGGCGGCGTGCTGGTGGTGCAGGCCGGCGTGCCCTTCCTGCAGCCGCGCGAGATCGCCCATGTCAACGCCGCCCTGTCGGCGGCCTTCCCCGAGGTGGCCTTCTATGCCATCGCCGTTCCCACCTATGTCGGCGGCTTGATGACCCTGGGCTGGGCGAGCGAGGATGCCGGCAAGAAGGTTCCCGATCCGGCGGTTCTGGCCGCGCGGGTGGCGGCCAGCGGCCTTGCGTTCGGCTATTACTCGCCCGAGGGCCATGCCGGCGCCTTCGCCCTGCCCCCCCATATCCGCGCCGCCGCCCGAGGCTGA
- a CDS encoding type III PLP-dependent enzyme: MTEKMAAFLAEEPETPCLVVDLDVVEGNYRALRGALPQAEVYYAVKSNPAPPLVARLIALGSSFDTASLPEIDLCLGLGADPAKLSFGNTIKKSKDIAAAYERGVRLFAFDAEEELEKLAEHAPGSQVFCRLFVDNVGAEWPLSRKFGCSVAMAGDLLIKAQALGLEAHGVSFHVGSQQKDLGQWDVALEKAAELFRDLAAVGITLKMVNLGGGLPTSYGNRLPYGVDEYGAHVLGAVDRLFDGPRPRLIVEPGRYMGGNAGVLETEVVLVSRKDAADDRRWVYIDAGRFNGLAETEGEAIRYPIISDKDDGETGPVIIAGPTCDSVDILYDKAGYTLPLSLKAGDRLRLLSTGAYTTSYASVGFNGFLPLKAHYL, from the coding sequence ATCACCGAAAAGATGGCGGCGTTCCTGGCCGAAGAGCCCGAAACCCCCTGTCTCGTCGTCGACCTTGACGTGGTCGAAGGCAATTACCGCGCCCTGCGCGGCGCTCTGCCCCAGGCGGAGGTCTACTATGCGGTGAAATCGAACCCGGCGCCGCCGCTTGTCGCCCGGCTGATCGCCCTGGGATCGAGTTTCGATACCGCCAGCCTTCCCGAGATCGACCTGTGCCTCGGCCTGGGGGCCGATCCGGCCAAGCTGTCGTTCGGGAACACCATCAAGAAATCAAAAGACATCGCCGCGGCCTATGAACGCGGTGTTCGGCTATTCGCCTTCGATGCGGAGGAGGAGCTGGAAAAGCTCGCCGAACACGCGCCCGGTTCGCAGGTGTTCTGCCGCTTGTTCGTTGACAATGTCGGGGCCGAATGGCCGCTGTCGCGCAAGTTCGGCTGTTCCGTCGCCATGGCCGGCGATCTGCTGATCAAGGCCCAGGCCCTGGGCCTTGAAGCCCACGGCGTGTCGTTCCACGTCGGCTCGCAGCAAAAAGACCTTGGCCAGTGGGATGTCGCCCTGGAAAAGGCCGCCGAGCTGTTCCGCGATCTGGCCGCCGTCGGCATCACCCTCAAGATGGTCAATCTTGGCGGTGGCCTGCCGACGTCTTATGGCAACCGCTTGCCCTATGGCGTCGATGAATACGGCGCCCATGTCCTGGGCGCGGTCGACCGCTTGTTCGATGGCCCGCGTCCGCGGCTGATCGTCGAGCCCGGCCGCTATATGGGCGGCAACGCCGGCGTGCTGGAGACCGAGGTGGTTCTGGTGTCGCGCAAGGACGCCGCCGACGATCGGCGCTGGGTCTATATCGACGCCGGCCGCTTCAACGGCCTGGCCGAGACCGAGGGCGAGGCCATCCGCTACCCGATCATCAGCGACAAGGACGACGGCGAGACCGGTCCGGTCATCATCGCCGGCCCGACCTGCGACAGCGTCGATATCCTGTATGACAAGGCCGGTTACACCCTGCCGCTGTCGCTCAAGGCGGGAGACCGTCTTCGCCTGCTGTCGACGGGCGCCTATACCACGTCCTATGCCTCGGTCGGCTTCAACGGCTTCCTGCCGCTCAAGGCCCACTACCTGTAA
- a CDS encoding DUF411 domain-containing protein, protein MKHDKRIGLLALAVLTLAKAPAVAGETSVTVTKSPSCGCCQGWVDHMIDNGYEVRVIETEDLTPVKHRLGVPDSLGSCHTAEIGGYVIEGHVPAATIGRLLAEKPRVSGIAAPGMPQGSPGMAGEREPFMVMSFGPAGILPFQKID, encoded by the coding sequence ATGAAACACGACAAACGCATCGGGTTGCTCGCCCTGGCCGTGCTGACCTTGGCCAAGGCGCCGGCCGTCGCCGGGGAAACCAGCGTCACCGTCACCAAATCACCAAGCTGCGGCTGCTGCCAGGGCTGGGTCGATCACATGATCGACAACGGCTATGAGGTGAGGGTGATCGAAACCGAGGATCTAACCCCGGTCAAGCACCGCCTAGGCGTTCCCGACAGCCTGGGATCGTGCCATACCGCCGAGATCGGCGGCTATGTCATCGAGGGCCATGTGCCCGCCGCCACCATCGGCCGGCTGTTGGCCGAGAAACCCCGGGTGAGCGGTATCGCCGCGCCGGGCATGCCCCAGGGCTCGCCCGGCATGGCGGGCGAGCGCGAACCCTTTATGGTGATGAGCTTCGGCCCGGCCGGCATCTTGCCGTTCCAAAAGATCGACTAA